One Symphalangus syndactylus isolate Jambi chromosome 9, NHGRI_mSymSyn1-v2.1_pri, whole genome shotgun sequence DNA segment encodes these proteins:
- the LOC129490044 gene encoding protein S100-A11-like, whose translation MAKIPSPTETAWCIKSLIAVFQKYAGKDGYNCNLSKTEFLSFINTELAAFTKNQKDPGVLYRMKKLDVSSDGQLDFPKFLNPNGGLAVACHDSFLKAVPSQKWT comes from the coding sequence atggcaaaaatcccCAGCCCTACAGAGACTGCATGGTGCATTAAGTCCCTGATTGCTGTTTTCCAGAAGTATGCTGGAAAGGATGGTTACAACTGCAATCTCTCCAAGACGGAGTTCCTAAGCTTCATAAATACAGAGCTGGCTGCCTTTACAAAGAACCAGAAGGACCCCGGTGTCCTTTACCGCATGAAGAAACTGGATGTCAGCAGTGATGGGCAGTTAGATTTCCCAAAATTTCTTAATCCGAATGGTGGCTTAGCTGTGGCTTGCCATGACTCCTTCCTCAAGGCTGTCCCTTCCCAGAAGTGGACCTGA